The following coding sequences lie in one Pungitius pungitius chromosome 18, fPunPun2.1, whole genome shotgun sequence genomic window:
- the dmtn gene encoding dematin isoform X2 has product MQKVEGRLNMHPSSRGTSTPGSPATGIMARVHDQVVGYRDLAALPRDKSILQVERPDLMTYQPHLTFSPLDPPRRQRSLSPPPSSPTMSPEVKEQRAESDSGSPGGSMLQLHVGRKVSGSHQHFHRPDNGANIYRKPPIYKHEVNKHFEGVVQSAKFPAAQPPDPNVPSKIETEFWPCPPSLAAMEMEWRKRKDLQEEDKFEDLTGEAETLQEHALEKIKSNLGRLILKEEKDKNVDFRRKTQSLPDRTHMHTSVSASASKSPSHSGPGLTRMQSAEFSSDREKEQEGRKDAGARRERMDRGNSLPSILEQKIHPYEALVVTHRGRCRLPPGVDRTRLERHLSPECFQQLFGMPMDEFDRLSLWRRNELKKKALLF; this is encoded by the exons ATGCAGAAG GTGGAGGGACGGCTCAACATGCATCCATCATCTAGAGGGACAAGCACCCCAGGTTCTCCTGCTACTGGCATCATG gcGAGGGTCCATGACCAGGTGGTGGGTTACAGGGACCTCGCTGCTCTTCCCAGAGATAAATCCATCCTGCAGGTGGAGAGACCCGACCTGATGACCTACCAACCCCACCTCACCTTCTCCCCCCTCGACCCCCCACGCAGAcaa AGGTCtctgtctcctcccccctcgtcccccaCCATGTCCCCTGAG GTGAAGGAACAACGAGCAGAGAGCGACAGCGGTTCACCTGGTGGATCGATGCTGCAACTGCACGTCGGACGCAAGGTCAGCGGCAGCCATCAACACTTCCACAGGCCAG ATAACGGAGCAAATATTTACAGAAAGCCTCCAATCTACAAACATg AAGTCAACAAACACTTTGAAGGCGTCGTTCAGTCAGCAAAGTTCCCGGCCGCTCAGCCTCCGGACCCCAACGTCCCGTCGAAGATCGAGACGGAGTTCTggccctgccccccctctctggctgcCATGG AGATggagtggaggaagaggaaggacctgcaggaggaggacaagtTTGAGGACCTGACGGGAGAAGCTGAGACTTTGCAGGAGCATGCTCTTGAGAAG ATCAAGTCCAACCTGGGCCGTCTGatcctgaaggaggagaaagacaagAACGTTGATTTCCGAAGGAAGACGCAGTCGCTGCCGGACAGGACGCACATGCACACCA GTGTGTCAGCGAGTGCGTCAAAGTCTCCTTCACACTCTGGACCGGGTCTGACCAGA atgcAGTCGGCAGAGTTTTCCtcggacagagagaaagaacaagAAGGTAGGAAAGA tgcaGGTGCTCGTAGAGAGAGGATGGACAGAGGCAACTCTCTCCCCAGTATCCTTGAGCAGAAG ATTCATCCCTACGAAGCACTGGTTGTGACCCACAGAGGGCGCTGTAGGCTGCCACCAGGAGTCGACCGCACTcgcctggag AGACATCTGTCCCCGGAGTGTTTCCAGCAGCTCTTCGGGATGCCGATGGACGAGTTCGACCGGCTGTCTCTGTGGAGACggaacgagctgaagaagaaagCCTTGCTTTtctaa
- the dmtn gene encoding dematin isoform X1: MQKVEGRLNMHPSSRGTSTPGSPATGIMARVHDQVVGYRDLAALPRDKSILQVERPDLMTYQPHLTFSPLDPPRRQRSLSPPPSSPTMSPEVKEQRAESDSGSPGGSMLQLHVGRKVSGSHQHFHRPDNGANIYRKPPIYKHEVNKHFEGVVQSAKFPAAQPPDPNVPSKIETEFWPCPPSLAAMEMEWRKRKDLQEEDKFEDLTGEAETLQEHALEKIKSNLGRLILKEEKDKNVDFRRKTQSLPDRTHMHTSVSASASKSPSHSGPGLTRMQSAEFSSDREKEQEAAEVSVSSACLLYVV; encoded by the exons ATGCAGAAG GTGGAGGGACGGCTCAACATGCATCCATCATCTAGAGGGACAAGCACCCCAGGTTCTCCTGCTACTGGCATCATG gcGAGGGTCCATGACCAGGTGGTGGGTTACAGGGACCTCGCTGCTCTTCCCAGAGATAAATCCATCCTGCAGGTGGAGAGACCCGACCTGATGACCTACCAACCCCACCTCACCTTCTCCCCCCTCGACCCCCCACGCAGAcaa AGGTCtctgtctcctcccccctcgtcccccaCCATGTCCCCTGAG GTGAAGGAACAACGAGCAGAGAGCGACAGCGGTTCACCTGGTGGATCGATGCTGCAACTGCACGTCGGACGCAAGGTCAGCGGCAGCCATCAACACTTCCACAGGCCAG ATAACGGAGCAAATATTTACAGAAAGCCTCCAATCTACAAACATg AAGTCAACAAACACTTTGAAGGCGTCGTTCAGTCAGCAAAGTTCCCGGCCGCTCAGCCTCCGGACCCCAACGTCCCGTCGAAGATCGAGACGGAGTTCTggccctgccccccctctctggctgcCATGG AGATggagtggaggaagaggaaggacctgcaggaggaggacaagtTTGAGGACCTGACGGGAGAAGCTGAGACTTTGCAGGAGCATGCTCTTGAGAAG ATCAAGTCCAACCTGGGCCGTCTGatcctgaaggaggagaaagacaagAACGTTGATTTCCGAAGGAAGACGCAGTCGCTGCCGGACAGGACGCACATGCACACCA GTGTGTCAGCGAGTGCGTCAAAGTCTCCTTCACACTCTGGACCGGGTCTGACCAGA atgcAGTCGGCAGAGTTTTCCtcggacagagagaaagaacaagAAG CTGCTGAGGTAAGTGTGTCTTCTGCATGTCTCCTGTATGTCGTCTAA